The Dethiosulfovibrio peptidovorans DSM 11002 nucleotide sequence TTGCCGATGCCGAAGGTGATGATCGACTGTGGGATATCGGGGATAGCATGAGAAAGGGCGAGGATGGGCTTGCCGAAATGGTGGACTTTACCACAGGAGAGCCGAGCTGGATTGCCTATCGTCCAGTCGGCGATATGGGGTGGTCCATCGGGATCATCTTTCCCCGTAGGGCCCTCGTCGAACCTCTTCACGACCTAAGTAAGTCGCAGCTTCTGCTGGGGCTGGTCGGTTTAGCGTTGTTGTTCATGGTATCCTCCGTTATCGCGAGGTCGATAACCGGTCCTATAAAGAGCCTGAGTGCCGCCACGAAGCTTACTGCGTCGGGCGATCTCGAGTCGTCGCTGCCCTCTGTCCCCGGCGATGACGAGGTGGCTCAGCTGGCTCGAGCCTTCGCCTCCATGAGAGAGGATCTTCTTGCCTATGTGGAGGAGCTTCAGGAGACCACCGCCGCCAGGGAAAAGATGGAGAGCGAGCTGAACATCGCCCATTCGATCCAGTTGAGCCTCGTTCCCAGGACCTTCCCTCCCTTTCCCGATATGGAGGAGTTCGATCTTTATGCCCTTTTGGATCCCGCCAAGGAGGTGGGAGGGGATTTCTACGATTTCTTCATGGTCGATCCCGGGCACATATTGATAACGGTAGGGGACGTTTCCGGCAAAGGCGTTCCGGCCGCTCTATTCATGGCGGTGACGAGAACTTTCATAAGGGCCTTCGCCAAGGAGGGGTTGGGGCCCGGAGCCATTTTATCGAGGCTGAACGACGAGATATCGGTGGACAACGAGTCCTGTATGTTCGTCACGGTCTTCTGTGCGGTTATAGATCTGGAAAGCGGGAACTTTCTATATGCCTCCGGCGGCCATAATCCTCCATTTCTTATGGGTGACGGAACCGTGGGCTTCCTGCCGAAGGTCAAAGGGCCTTTGGTGGGACCGATGGCTGGAATGGCCTTCCAGGAAGGTAAGGCCAAGATCAAGGCTGGAGAGACGCTTTTTCTGTACACAGACGGTCTTACCGAGGCTATGGACGGATACGGTAGGCTTCTGGGGGAGGAGAAGTCGATCCTATGGTTGGAGGAGATGGACGGCAAGTCCAGCAAGGAAATGGTACTGGCCGTGAGGGACAGAATAGGGTCGTTCGTCGGTGGAGCGGAGCAGTCGGACGACATAACCTTGCTGGCCTTCCGTTTCAGAGGTCTGATCGATCGGGAAAACTAGGCATGGACAGGATCACCATGTCGTGGTCCGGGTGTTGACGTCCCGCTCTCGATCTTTCGGGGATAGAGGTCTCCAGCTCTCTTAGTCCCCAGTTTGATTCCGGTGAAATATTTACGTAGCCTATGTGGTCTATGGTGCATTTCAGGTCGTCGTAGCTATAGCCTTCTTCGAGTTTTAACGTGGGAAACGGCGCCAGGGTCGGTTCGGTCGTGTTGAAATCTCCCAATATGAAGAGGGGGTCGTCGTGTTTTTCCGATAGTACCCCCAGACTGAGTATCTGAGCCTGGCGTATGCCGTTGTTCGCCGCTACCGCGTCGAGTCTGTTTCCGTTTCCCCTGGTGCTGAGGCCCCGGAGGTGGACGTTTATGGCGGAGAAGGTCGTTTCGGTGGATATCTCCTCGAAGGTCCCCTCAAGAGGAGGTCTTTGGAATAGTTTATGGATGCTCCCCTTCCAGTTTATCCTCTCTTCGACCATGCGTGGTCGAAGAGGTTTTATCGATCTTATTTTGTCCGATTTCCATATAAAATACAGATCCTGTTTGCCCTGCGTATCGTTTCCTCCGTAGCTCCATCCCGGTAGATCCTCGGAGACGAAGGTCCTCATCGTCTCGTCTCCCTCTATCTCCTGGAGCGCCACGATCTCCGCTCCAGATGCCTCTATTTTTTGGGCCAACAGGGATCGTTCCGATCGGGAATAACCCCTGGGGCCGGAGATTGAAAAGTATTCCATGTTGAATGTCGCTATCGTAAGGCTCCAAGATGGCTCGGCTAGGATAAGAAGAACCATAATCCCGATCGTTACCGCAATTGTTCCGTGTCTTTTCAAACCGTCTGTCACTCCTTGTGCTGAAGTTTGGTCTTCATGTTACCATCTTTAGGCTTTATCTCCATGATTTTCGAGGTTTTTGCCCTTTAAAACTCCCGTCGTTCGTGTTTCTTGCTTTTCCTTGAAGGTTTTTCATTTGGGGCGTATACTTTCAAATCGTTCCTATCGTGAAAAAGGGGGAGTTGTCTATGGAGTTAAAGGCTTGGATAGCGGTGGCTCTGTTCGCCGTTACGATCCTGTCGATAGCTCGAGGATGGATGAAAGCCAGCACAGCCACTCTTCTCGGAGCCTCGGCCATGATGTTGTTCCGTCTGGTCCCCGGTTCTGCTGCCAGTCAGTATATAGATTCCAACACGGTGGGCCTTTTGGTCGGTATGATGATAGTGGTCGGTATACTATCCAAGACCGGGCTCTTTCAGTATATCGCCGTCAAGGCCATCAAGGTCACCAAGGGAAACGGAATCTTGATATTGCTGTCCATCTCCCTCATAACGGCGGTCCTGTCCGCCTTTCTCGACAACGTCACGACGGTCCTTCTGGTCAGCCCCGTGGTGGTTTCCTTGGCGGATCTGATAAAGATGAACCCTCTGCCTCTTTTGATGAGCGAGGTCATAGCGTCCAACATAGGAGGCACTGCTACCCTGATAGGTGACCCTCCGAACATGATAGTAGGATCATATGCAGGGTTTTCCTTCAACGATTTTCTGCTCCATCTGAGCCCGGTGGTCACCGTCGTGTGGGTGATCTCGATGGTTTTTCTCTGTCTGCACTACAGAAAAGATCTGAACCCCGATCCCGCCGCTACGAACCGGCTTAAGGAGGTCGATGAGTCCAAGCTCATAAAGGATAAGAAACTGATGGTCCGGGCTGGCTTCGTAATGTTCATGGTCCTTTTGGGCTTTCTGTTCCATCACCATCTGGGACTCAACGCCTCGGTCGTGGCTCTGTTCGCAGCAGGGGTTCTCTTGGCTACGTCTCATCTGGACGATGGAGAGATAGTTCATCAAGAGGTGGAATGGCCCACCATAGTTTACTTCGTGTCTCTTTTCATACTCGTCGGAGGACTTCAGGAAAACGGGGTTATCCTGTCCTTGGCGGAGATATTGACCGATCTTTTGAGCTACAGCCCTATGGCTATGATACTGGGTATACTCTGGATTTCAGGACTATCCTGTGTTTTTATAAACAACGTAGCCTTTTCCGCCATGTTCGTACACGTAGTGAGCGAGATGGCCAAGAGTGCCGGAATGCCTCCGGATCCTCTCTTTTGGTCCTTAGCGCTGGGTTCTTGTCTGGGAGGCAACGGCAGCTATCTAGGTGCCGCGGCAAATGCGGTCATGGCAGATTTTGCTGGCAGAAGCGGATTTCGCATTTCCTTCGGTTCTTTCTTTGTGGTTGGGATAAAGACGGTCCTCATATCTCTCGCAGTGGCCAGCGTGTTTCTGTTCGTCACGTACAGAAACGTGGCCACTTATTGAGAAAAAACCTGAGGGAGAGTATATTTACAAAAGGGGCTTTCGCTCCTAGTAGGAGGGGGTACCATGAAGGTAGGAGAGCTGGTGGACAGGGATCTGACCGCCCTGTCGGGGGACTGTCCCGTTTCGGAGGCCATAGAGATCCTCTATCATCACAATGCCTCGGG carries:
- a CDS encoding SpoIIE family protein phosphatase; the protein is MKIRGSIASRLIFSTLIGAGCVLLVIVGYGFVHARSTLKQEMISRVVGLSVETSFKVGRIPLVVETVGRDLAVGLSLSDLSEDDVYSILEGTLKVHPEVSGVCLAFSSKLEDGRLRRWAPFAYRDDGGIHRKNLGGDGYDREIWDWYQLPKELGRPVWTEPYFGAGGSERLLISYCIPLYDPDGSFMASLACDVSLDWLTDTMTGLRSFDDGHAFLITSAGTVVSHPDRDLIMNETIFSIADAEGDDRLWDIGDSMRKGEDGLAEMVDFTTGEPSWIAYRPVGDMGWSIGIIFPRRALVEPLHDLSKSQLLLGLVGLALLFMVSSVIARSITGPIKSLSAATKLTASGDLESSLPSVPGDDEVAQLARAFASMREDLLAYVEELQETTAAREKMESELNIAHSIQLSLVPRTFPPFPDMEEFDLYALLDPAKEVGGDFYDFFMVDPGHILITVGDVSGKGVPAALFMAVTRTFIRAFAKEGLGPGAILSRLNDEISVDNESCMFVTVFCAVIDLESGNFLYASGGHNPPFLMGDGTVGFLPKVKGPLVGPMAGMAFQEGKAKIKAGETLFLYTDGLTEAMDGYGRLLGEEKSILWLEEMDGKSSKEMVLAVRDRIGSFVGGAEQSDDITLLAFRFRGLIDREN
- a CDS encoding endonuclease/exonuclease/phosphatase family protein → MKRHGTIAVTIGIMVLLILAEPSWSLTIATFNMEYFSISGPRGYSRSERSLLAQKIEASGAEIVALQEIEGDETMRTFVSEDLPGWSYGGNDTQGKQDLYFIWKSDKIRSIKPLRPRMVEERINWKGSIHKLFQRPPLEGTFEEISTETTFSAINVHLRGLSTRGNGNRLDAVAANNGIRQAQILSLGVLSEKHDDPLFILGDFNTTEPTLAPFPTLKLEEGYSYDDLKCTIDHIGYVNISPESNWGLRELETSIPERSRAGRQHPDHDMVILSMPSFPDRSDL
- a CDS encoding SLC13 family permease, producing the protein MELKAWIAVALFAVTILSIARGWMKASTATLLGASAMMLFRLVPGSAASQYIDSNTVGLLVGMMIVVGILSKTGLFQYIAVKAIKVTKGNGILILLSISLITAVLSAFLDNVTTVLLVSPVVVSLADLIKMNPLPLLMSEVIASNIGGTATLIGDPPNMIVGSYAGFSFNDFLLHLSPVVTVVWVISMVFLCLHYRKDLNPDPAATNRLKEVDESKLIKDKKLMVRAGFVMFMVLLGFLFHHHLGLNASVVALFAAGVLLATSHLDDGEIVHQEVEWPTIVYFVSLFILVGGLQENGVILSLAEILTDLLSYSPMAMILGILWISGLSCVFINNVAFSAMFVHVVSEMAKSAGMPPDPLFWSLALGSCLGGNGSYLGAAANAVMADFAGRSGFRISFGSFFVVGIKTVLISLAVASVFLFVTYRNVATY